From one Xiphias gladius isolate SHS-SW01 ecotype Sanya breed wild chromosome 12, ASM1685928v1, whole genome shotgun sequence genomic stretch:
- the ostc gene encoding oligosaccharyltransferase complex subunit ostc, which produces METLYSIPFSVLECPNIKLKKPSWLHMPSAMTVYAVVIVSYFLITGGIIYDVIVEPPSVGSMTDEHGHQRPVAFLAYRVNGQYIMEGLASSFLFTMGGLGFIILDRSNAPNIPKLNRFLLLFIGFVSVLLSFFMARVFMRMKLPGYLMG; this is translated from the exons ATGGAGACTTTATACAGCATACCGTTTTCTGTGCTCGAATGTCCGAATATAAAACTGAAGAAACCCTCATGGCTGCACATGCCGTCGGCTATGACTGTGTACGCGGTCGTTATTGTGTCCTACTTTCTCATCACGGGAG GTATCATCTATGATGTTATTGTGGAGCCACCAAGTGTGGGATCAATGACTGATGAGCACGGGCACCAGCGGCCAGTTGCCTTTTTGGCATACAG GGTAAATGGCCAGTACATTATGGAGGGACTGGCCTCCAGCTTCCTCTTCACGATGGGAGGTCTGGGCTTTATAATCCTGGACCGCTCCAATGCACCAAACATTCCCAAACTCAACCGCTTCCTGTTGCTCTTCATCGGTTTTGTCAGTGTCCTCCTCAGCTTCTTCATGGCCAGAGTGTTCATGCGCATGAAGCTGCC AGGATACCTCATGGGCTGA
- the rpl34 gene encoding 60S ribosomal protein L34 — protein MVQRLTYRRRLSYNTASNKTRLSRTPGNRIVYLYTKKVGKAPKSACGICPGRLRGIRAVRPQVLMRLSKTKKHVSRAYGGSMCAKCVRDRIKRAFLIEEQKIVVKVLKAQAQSQKSK, from the exons ATGGTGCAGCGCCTGACTTACCGTCGTAGGTTGTCCTACAACACCGCCTCCAACAAAACCAGACT GTCCCGGACGCCTGGTAACCGTATCGTGTACCTGTACACCAAGAAAGTTGGCAAAGCCCCCAAGTCAGCATGTGGCATCTGCCCAGGAAGACTGCGTGGA ATTCGGGCTGTTAGACCTCAGGTTCTGATGAGGCTCTCCAAGACCAAGAAGCACGTCAGCAGGGCCTACGGAGGCTCAATGTGCGCCAAGTGTGTGCGTGACAG GATCAAGCGTGCTTTCCTGATTGAGGAGCAGAAGATCGTCGTCAAAGTGCTCAAGGCACAGGCACAGAGCCAGAAATCTAagtaa